One Primulina eburnea isolate SZY01 unplaced genomic scaffold, ASM2296580v1 ctg443_ERROPOS1800000, whole genome shotgun sequence genomic window carries:
- the LOC140821162 gene encoding eukaryotic translation initiation factor 3 subunit A-like isoform X1: MATFARPENALKRAEELINVGQKQESLEALHSFITSRRYRAWTRTHEKIMLKYVELCVDMRRGRYAKDGLIQYRGICQQVNITSLEEVIKHFMQMATEKAELARNQAHALEEALDVDDLEADKRPEDLLLSYVSGEKGKDRSDRELVTPWFKFLWETYRTVLEILRNNSRLESLYAMTAHRAFQFCKQYKRTTEFRRLSEIIRNHLSNLNKYRDQRDRPDLAVPESLQLYLDTRFEQLKVAAELELWQEAFRSIEDIYGLMCMVKKKPKASLMVIYYSKLLEIFWMSSSHLYHAYAWFKLFMFQKNFNKNLTHKDLQLIASSVVLAALSVPPYDRSYGASHLELENEKERSLRVGNLISFDVESKPENKEVLSRSSLLLDLVSKGVMTCVTQEVKDLYQILEHEFFPLDLALKVQPLLTKISKLGGKTASASSVPETQLSQYVPFIEKLAALKLLQQVSQLYQTISIDNLSTIIPFFDFSTLEKISVDSIKYNFLTMIVDYRKSAIFFGSKSLESEGLRDHLSVFAASLSKARVMIHPPAKTTSKLEDRVSDLAEVIEKEHRRLLARKSIIEKRKEEQERQLLEMEREEEAKRQKLQKITEEAEQRRLATEFEQMKNQRILREIEERELEEAQALLQEAEKRGKKKGKKPVLEGEKITMKTLMDLAHSEQLREKQETEKKVQKLAKTMDHLERAKREEAAPLIEAASQRRLVEEEAMHKYEQQQEIAMSRERHAGDLEEKRRLGRLLENKQILHEKVLSHRMAEYKRLKEEKEERINQIIRSRKQEREAKRKMIYFLRSEEEKQKRFREEEEARKLEEMERRKKEDAERKAKLDEIAEKQRQRELELEEKEIKRRDELLRKSSSMFSKTETPALTHPADAKPAVPVAVDATPSTGKYVPRFRMAAEGGGGQAPPTADKWSTGSRMDDHPPQQSDRWRDDRRPSFGGGGSSSRQSWSSTRARGDR, encoded by the exons ATGGCTACGTTTGCTAGACCCGAGAATGCTTTGAAGCGAGCTGAAG AGTTGATCAATGTTGGACAAAAGCAAGAATCCCTCGAAGCTCTTCATAGTTTTATCACCTCAAGGAGGTACAGAGCGTGGACAAGGACACATGAGAAGATTATGTTGAAGTACGTGGAGCTATGTGTTGACATGAGGAGGGGAAGGTATGCCAAAGATGGTCTTATTCAGTACCGTGGTATTTGCCAACAAGTGAACATTACTTCACTGGAAGAGGTGATTAAGCATTTCATGCAGATGGCCACGGAGAAAGCCGAACTTGCTCGTAATCAAGCACATGCCTTGGAAGAGGCTCTGGATGTCGATGACTTAGAAGCAGATAAAAGGCCTGAAGATCTTCTTTTGAGCTATGTTAGTGGTGAGAAAGGAAAAGACAGATCTGATCGTGAACTTGTAACACCATGGTTCAAGTTTTTATGGGAGACATACAGAACAGTGTTGGAAATTTTACGAAACAACTCAAGATTGGAGTCCCTCTATGCG ATGACTGCTCACCGAGCCTTTCAATTCTGTAAGCAATACAAAAGAACTACAGAATTTCGGAGGTTGTCTGAAATTATTCGGAATCATCTTTCAAACCTTAACAAGTATAGAGACCAGAGGGATAGGCCTGACCTTGCTGTTCCAGAAAGCTTGCAGTTGTATCTTGACACTAGATTTGAGCAACTGAAAGTTGCTGCTGAACTAGAACTTTGGCAG GAAGCATTTCGTTCGATTGAGGATATATATGGATTGATGTGCATGGTGAAAAAGAAACCTAAGGCTTCCTTGATGGTTATCTACTATTCAAAGCTTTTAGAGATATTCTGGATGTCATCCAGCCATCTTTACCATGCTTATGCATGGTTTAAGCTTTTCATGTTTCAGAAGAACTTTAACAAGAACTTAACTCATAAGGATTTGCAACTAATAGCTTCATCAGTTGTTTTAGCTGCTCTTTCAGTACCTCCTTATGATCGTTCCTATGGAGCATCTCATCTCGAGCTTGAAAATGAGAAAGAACGGAGTTTGAGAGTGGGTAACCTTATTTCATTTGACGTTGAATCCAAGCCTGAGAACAAAGAAGTG CTTTCCAGGTCCTCCCTTCTTCTTGATTTG GTTTCCAAGGGTGTGATGACCTGTGTAACTCAGGAAGTGAAGGATCTTTACCAAATTTTAGAACATGAGTTTTTCCCTTTAGACTTGGCGCTGAAAGTACAGCCCTTGTTGACAAAAATCTCAAAGCTCGGGGGTAAGACTGCTTCTGCTTCTTCTGTTCCAGAAACACAGCTGTCACAGTATGTTCCTTTTATAGAGAAACTTGCAGCTCTGAAGTTACTGCAGCAG GTTTCACAGTTGTACCAGACAATCAGTATTGACAACCTGTCAACAATAATTCCTTTTTTTGATTTTTCTACTCTTGAGAAGATTTCTGTGGATTCAATCAAGTATAACTTTTTAACAATGATAGTGGATTATCGGAAGAGTGCCATTTTTTTTGGTAGTAAG AGTCTGGAATCGGAGGGCCTACGAGATCACCTGTCCGTCTTTGCAGCATCTCTTAGCAAAGCAAGGGTAATGATTCACCCCCCTGCTAAGACAACCTCAAAATTGGAGGACAGAGTTTCTGATTTAGCTGAAGTCATTGAAAAAGAACACAGAAGACTTCTTGCACGCAAATCAATAATCGAAAAACGCAAAGAAGAACAAGAACGCCAGCTTTTGGAGATG GAACGCGAGGAAGAGGCAAAGAGGCAGAAGTTGCAAAAAATAACTGAAGAGGCAGAGCAGAGAAGGCTTGCCACTGAGTTTGAGCAGATGAAAAATCAAAGAATTCTAAGGGAAATAGAAGAACGTGAACTTGAGGAGGCCCAAGCTTTGCTGCAGGAAGCTGAAAAACGTGGCAAGAAGAAAGGGAAGAAGCCAGTTTTAGAGGGA GAAAAAATTACCATGAAGACTTTGATGGACCTGGCCCATAGTGAGCAACTCAGGGAAAAGCAGGAAACGGAGAAAAAAGTACAGAAGCTTGCCAAGACAATGGATCACTTGGAGAGGGCAAAAAGAGAAGAGGCAGCTCCACTTATTGAAGCTGCATCCCAAAGGAGATTGGTGGAAGAAGAAGCTATGCACAAATATGAGCAGCAG CAAGAGATTGCTATGAGCAGAGAGCGACATGCTGGAGACCTAGAAGAAAAGAGGAGGCTTGGGCGTTTGTTGGAGAACAAG CAAATACTCCATGAAAAAGTGCTTAGCCATAGGATGGCTGAGTACAAGAGACTCAAGGAGGAGAAAGAAGAAAGGATAAATCAGATTATCAGGTCACGTAAACAGGAAAGGGAGGCTAAGAGgaaaatgatatattttctgaGATCTGAAGAAGAGAAACAGAAAAGATTTCGTGAAGAGGAGGAAGCGAGGAAGCTTGAAG AGATGGAGCGCCGTAAGAAAGAGGATGCTGAGCGAAAGGCCAAGCTCGATGAAATAGCGGAAAAGCAGAGGCAGCGGGAGCTGGAGCTGGAGGAAAAAGAAATTAAGCGGAGAGACGAGCTCTTGAGGAAATCATCCTCCATGTTCTCAAAGACCGAGACCCCTGCCTTAACTCATCCGGCGGACGCAAAACCTGCTGTACCAGTTGCTGTTGATGCTACACCATCAACTGGTAAATACGTGCCCAGGTTCAGAATGGCTGCCGAGGGTGGTGGTGGCCAGGCCCCTCCAACAGCTGATAAGTGGTCTACTGGGAGCAGAATGGACGATCATCCACCTCAGCAAAGTGACAGGTGGCGGGATGATAGGAGACCATCCTTCGGAGGTGGTGGTAGTTCCTCGAGGCAGTCTTGGTCATCCACCAGGGCTCGAGGTGATCGCTGA
- the LOC140821162 gene encoding eukaryotic translation initiation factor 3 subunit A-like isoform X2, which yields MATEKAELARNQAHALEEALDVDDLEADKRPEDLLLSYVSGEKGKDRSDRELVTPWFKFLWETYRTVLEILRNNSRLESLYAMTAHRAFQFCKQYKRTTEFRRLSEIIRNHLSNLNKYRDQRDRPDLAVPESLQLYLDTRFEQLKVAAELELWQEAFRSIEDIYGLMCMVKKKPKASLMVIYYSKLLEIFWMSSSHLYHAYAWFKLFMFQKNFNKNLTHKDLQLIASSVVLAALSVPPYDRSYGASHLELENEKERSLRVGNLISFDVESKPENKEVLSRSSLLLDLVSKGVMTCVTQEVKDLYQILEHEFFPLDLALKVQPLLTKISKLGGKTASASSVPETQLSQYVPFIEKLAALKLLQQVSQLYQTISIDNLSTIIPFFDFSTLEKISVDSIKYNFLTMIVDYRKSAIFFGSKSLESEGLRDHLSVFAASLSKARVMIHPPAKTTSKLEDRVSDLAEVIEKEHRRLLARKSIIEKRKEEQERQLLEMEREEEAKRQKLQKITEEAEQRRLATEFEQMKNQRILREIEERELEEAQALLQEAEKRGKKKGKKPVLEGEKITMKTLMDLAHSEQLREKQETEKKVQKLAKTMDHLERAKREEAAPLIEAASQRRLVEEEAMHKYEQQQEIAMSRERHAGDLEEKRRLGRLLENKQILHEKVLSHRMAEYKRLKEEKEERINQIIRSRKQEREAKRKMIYFLRSEEEKQKRFREEEEARKLEEMERRKKEDAERKAKLDEIAEKQRQRELELEEKEIKRRDELLRKSSSMFSKTETPALTHPADAKPAVPVAVDATPSTGKYVPRFRMAAEGGGGQAPPTADKWSTGSRMDDHPPQQSDRWRDDRRPSFGGGGSSSRQSWSSTRARGDR from the exons ATGGCCACGGAGAAAGCCGAACTTGCTCGTAATCAAGCACATGCCTTGGAAGAGGCTCTGGATGTCGATGACTTAGAAGCAGATAAAAGGCCTGAAGATCTTCTTTTGAGCTATGTTAGTGGTGAGAAAGGAAAAGACAGATCTGATCGTGAACTTGTAACACCATGGTTCAAGTTTTTATGGGAGACATACAGAACAGTGTTGGAAATTTTACGAAACAACTCAAGATTGGAGTCCCTCTATGCG ATGACTGCTCACCGAGCCTTTCAATTCTGTAAGCAATACAAAAGAACTACAGAATTTCGGAGGTTGTCTGAAATTATTCGGAATCATCTTTCAAACCTTAACAAGTATAGAGACCAGAGGGATAGGCCTGACCTTGCTGTTCCAGAAAGCTTGCAGTTGTATCTTGACACTAGATTTGAGCAACTGAAAGTTGCTGCTGAACTAGAACTTTGGCAG GAAGCATTTCGTTCGATTGAGGATATATATGGATTGATGTGCATGGTGAAAAAGAAACCTAAGGCTTCCTTGATGGTTATCTACTATTCAAAGCTTTTAGAGATATTCTGGATGTCATCCAGCCATCTTTACCATGCTTATGCATGGTTTAAGCTTTTCATGTTTCAGAAGAACTTTAACAAGAACTTAACTCATAAGGATTTGCAACTAATAGCTTCATCAGTTGTTTTAGCTGCTCTTTCAGTACCTCCTTATGATCGTTCCTATGGAGCATCTCATCTCGAGCTTGAAAATGAGAAAGAACGGAGTTTGAGAGTGGGTAACCTTATTTCATTTGACGTTGAATCCAAGCCTGAGAACAAAGAAGTG CTTTCCAGGTCCTCCCTTCTTCTTGATTTG GTTTCCAAGGGTGTGATGACCTGTGTAACTCAGGAAGTGAAGGATCTTTACCAAATTTTAGAACATGAGTTTTTCCCTTTAGACTTGGCGCTGAAAGTACAGCCCTTGTTGACAAAAATCTCAAAGCTCGGGGGTAAGACTGCTTCTGCTTCTTCTGTTCCAGAAACACAGCTGTCACAGTATGTTCCTTTTATAGAGAAACTTGCAGCTCTGAAGTTACTGCAGCAG GTTTCACAGTTGTACCAGACAATCAGTATTGACAACCTGTCAACAATAATTCCTTTTTTTGATTTTTCTACTCTTGAGAAGATTTCTGTGGATTCAATCAAGTATAACTTTTTAACAATGATAGTGGATTATCGGAAGAGTGCCATTTTTTTTGGTAGTAAG AGTCTGGAATCGGAGGGCCTACGAGATCACCTGTCCGTCTTTGCAGCATCTCTTAGCAAAGCAAGGGTAATGATTCACCCCCCTGCTAAGACAACCTCAAAATTGGAGGACAGAGTTTCTGATTTAGCTGAAGTCATTGAAAAAGAACACAGAAGACTTCTTGCACGCAAATCAATAATCGAAAAACGCAAAGAAGAACAAGAACGCCAGCTTTTGGAGATG GAACGCGAGGAAGAGGCAAAGAGGCAGAAGTTGCAAAAAATAACTGAAGAGGCAGAGCAGAGAAGGCTTGCCACTGAGTTTGAGCAGATGAAAAATCAAAGAATTCTAAGGGAAATAGAAGAACGTGAACTTGAGGAGGCCCAAGCTTTGCTGCAGGAAGCTGAAAAACGTGGCAAGAAGAAAGGGAAGAAGCCAGTTTTAGAGGGA GAAAAAATTACCATGAAGACTTTGATGGACCTGGCCCATAGTGAGCAACTCAGGGAAAAGCAGGAAACGGAGAAAAAAGTACAGAAGCTTGCCAAGACAATGGATCACTTGGAGAGGGCAAAAAGAGAAGAGGCAGCTCCACTTATTGAAGCTGCATCCCAAAGGAGATTGGTGGAAGAAGAAGCTATGCACAAATATGAGCAGCAG CAAGAGATTGCTATGAGCAGAGAGCGACATGCTGGAGACCTAGAAGAAAAGAGGAGGCTTGGGCGTTTGTTGGAGAACAAG CAAATACTCCATGAAAAAGTGCTTAGCCATAGGATGGCTGAGTACAAGAGACTCAAGGAGGAGAAAGAAGAAAGGATAAATCAGATTATCAGGTCACGTAAACAGGAAAGGGAGGCTAAGAGgaaaatgatatattttctgaGATCTGAAGAAGAGAAACAGAAAAGATTTCGTGAAGAGGAGGAAGCGAGGAAGCTTGAAG AGATGGAGCGCCGTAAGAAAGAGGATGCTGAGCGAAAGGCCAAGCTCGATGAAATAGCGGAAAAGCAGAGGCAGCGGGAGCTGGAGCTGGAGGAAAAAGAAATTAAGCGGAGAGACGAGCTCTTGAGGAAATCATCCTCCATGTTCTCAAAGACCGAGACCCCTGCCTTAACTCATCCGGCGGACGCAAAACCTGCTGTACCAGTTGCTGTTGATGCTACACCATCAACTGGTAAATACGTGCCCAGGTTCAGAATGGCTGCCGAGGGTGGTGGTGGCCAGGCCCCTCCAACAGCTGATAAGTGGTCTACTGGGAGCAGAATGGACGATCATCCACCTCAGCAAAGTGACAGGTGGCGGGATGATAGGAGACCATCCTTCGGAGGTGGTGGTAGTTCCTCGAGGCAGTCTTGGTCATCCACCAGGGCTCGAGGTGATCGCTGA
- the LOC140821167 gene encoding short-chain dehydrogenase TIC 32 B, chloroplastic-like encodes MLRLITGIRGPSGFGSASTAENVTDGIDATNITAIITGGASGIGLETARVLALRNAHVIIGARNMESASEAKQLILKKHKHARIDVLKLDLASLGSIKDFADDFLALNLPLNILINNAGIMFCPYQLSSDGIELQFATNHIGHFYLTGLLLDRMKQTAKATGFEGRIVNLSSVAHVYYSYKEGIMFDKINDIKSYDAKKAYGQSKLANILHANELSRRLKAEGTNITVNSVHPGLIMTNLFKHSGVSMKIFRFVCCFMWKNIPQGAATTCYVALHPGLKGVSGKYFMDCNEFKPNKLARNEVVAKKLWDFSDNLVKAAHC; translated from the exons ATGTTAAGGCTGATAACTGGAATCAGAGGGCCGAGTGGATTCGGATCAGCTTCAACTGCTGAAAATGTCACAGATGGGATCGATGCTACCAATATCACTGCTATTATCACAG GTGGTGCGAGTGGGATAGGATTAGAGACTGCAAGAGTTTTAGCACTAAGAAATGCTCATGTTATCATTGGTGCAAGGAATATGGAGTCTGCAAGTGAGGCAAAGCAACTCATTCTTAAAAAGCACAAACATGCAAGGATCGATGTCCTAAAACTTGACCTTGCTTCACTCGGATCAATCAAGGATTTTGCTGATGACTTCCTAGCTCTCAATCTTCCTCTCAACATTTTAAT aaacaatGCTGGTATCATGTTCTGTCCATATCAGCTCTCTAGTGATGGAATTGAGTTGCAATTTGCTACAAATCATATAG GTCACTTTTACTTGACTGGCCTTCTCCTTGATCGGATGAAGCAAACTGCCAAGGCTACCGGCTTCGAGGGTAGAATCGTCAATTTGTCATCGGTGGCTCATGTCTATTATTCTTACAAGGAAGGGATCATGTTTGACAAGATTAATGATATAAAGAG TTACGATGCGAAGAAAGCATATGGGCAATCCAAATTAGCCAACATCCTTCATGCCAACGAGCTCTCTCGACGCTTAAAG GCGGAGGGAACGAATATCACCGTGAACTCGGTGCATCCGGGATTGATAATGACTAATCTCTTCAAACATTCTGGTGTTTCCATGA aaaTTTTTAGGTTCGTTTGTTGCTTTATGTGGAAGAACATCCCCCAG GGTGCGGCCACAACGTGCTATGTTGCACTTCACCCAGGTCTGAAAGGCGTATCGGGGAAGTATTTCATGGATTGCAACGAGTTCAAGCCGAACAAGTTGGCAAGAAACGAAGTTGTAGCAAAGAAGCTGTGGGATTTCAGCGACAATTTGGTCAAGGCAGCTCATTGTtaa